The proteins below come from a single Streptomyces sp. M92 genomic window:
- a CDS encoding VOC family protein — translation MNLASIRIITDDVARLVDFYERATSVRADWATEDFAEIRTGSGTLAIGSTRTVPLFAPGSAHPADNRSLIIEFRVDDVDGVRRDLAGFVDDIVREPTTMPWGNRAFLFRDPDGNLVNFFTPVTPEAAARTR, via the coding sequence ATGAACCTCGCATCGATCCGCATCATCACGGACGACGTCGCCCGCCTCGTCGACTTCTACGAACGCGCCACCTCGGTCCGCGCCGACTGGGCCACCGAGGACTTCGCCGAAATCCGCACCGGCTCCGGGACCCTCGCGATCGGAAGCACCCGGACGGTGCCGCTCTTCGCTCCCGGCTCCGCCCACCCGGCCGACAACCGCAGCCTCATCATCGAGTTCCGCGTCGACGACGTGGACGGCGTGCGTCGCGACCTGGCCGGCTTCGTGGACGACATCGTCAGGGAACCGACGACGATGCCTTGGGGCAACCGCGCGTTCCTGTTCCGAGACCCCGACGGCAACCTGGTCAACTTCTTCACCCCGGTGACCCCGGAAGCCGCCGCGAGGACAAGGTGA